A stretch of the Vitis riparia cultivar Riparia Gloire de Montpellier isolate 1030 chromosome 13, EGFV_Vit.rip_1.0, whole genome shotgun sequence genome encodes the following:
- the LOC117928724 gene encoding uncharacterized protein LOC117928724 — MNEQSQMMDQSQMLNRNYVAWPPPPVPPLEEPIKFQASQRPVFAATAKPGRGNWKGKKSDKRKEIRRKDPLGLGTAVAGGVGGYMPPNLNELQSQNRLKARRFYPKKKFNNRFAPFAPRNTTSFIIRAKKSGGIASLVSPCPVTPAILPTPIFSPSREVLVDMAKEEWGVDGYGSMKGLIRLRSPGHEARDDEEEEDGGSSDSDVEEHVEVERRLDHDLSRFEMIYPNCSDEQTNLLENRVDDQDTHIAQLEEENLTLKERLFLMERELADLRRRVHCLETDGGRLRENNEEASENASDNEGGGDVCSEKSVGDGDGD, encoded by the coding sequence ATGAACGAACAGTCTCAGATGATGGATCAATCTCAGATGCTGAACCGAAACTACGTCGCTTGGCCGCCACCACCGGTTCCTCCGCTGGAGGAGCCGATCAAGTTCCAGGCGTCTCAAAGACCTGTGTTTGCTGCCACTGCGAAGCCGGGCCGGGGCAATTGGAAGGGGAAGAAGTCCGATAAGCGCAAGGAAATCCGGCGGAAGGACCCCCTCGGATTAGGTACCGCAGTCGCTGGCGGAGTTGGCGGGTACATGCCTCCCAATCTTAACGAGTTGCAGTCTCAGAATCGGTTGAAGGCTCGCAGGTTTTACCCAAAGAAAAAGTTTAATAATAGATTTGCCCCGTTTGCACCGAGAAATACGACGTCTTTTATAATTAGGGCTAAGAAATCCGGGGGTATTGCCTCTCTGGTTTCGCCATGTCCGGTGACTCCAGCGATACTTCCGACGCCGATATTCTCGCCGTCGAGGGAGGTTTTGGTGGATATGGCGAAGGAAGAGTGGGGTGTCGATGGTTACGGGTCTATGAAGGGTTTGATTCGGCTCAGATCACCTGGGCACGAAGCGCGTGACGATGAGGAAGAAGAGGATGGTGGGTCGAGTGACAGTGATGTAGAAGAACATGTTGAGGTGGAGAGGAGGTTGGATCATGATTTGAGCCGCTTCGAGATGATTTACCCAAATTGTAGTGATGAGCAGACCAATCTATTGGAGAACAGAGTGGACGATCAGGATACGCATATCGCGCAACTAGAGGAGGAGAATTTGACGTTAAAGGAGAGGCTTTTCTTGATGGAGAGGGAGTTGGCGGACTTGAGAAGGAGGGTGCATTGTTTGGAAACTGATGGCGGCCGATTAAGGGAGAACAATGAAGAGGCTTCCGAGAACGCCTCAGATAATGAAGGGGGTGGAGATGTTTGCTCTGAGAAGAGTGTCGGTGACGGTGATGGTGATTGA